AATCTCTGGCTATGGAATAAAAGGGTGCTGAAAGATTTCTCTTGAGTCCCAGGAGAGATTCCTAGAATGGGAAACCTGACTTCCTGTGAGTTATGAAGACATCTGATTAGCAGGGAGGCAATGTCAGTTCCCCCATGACATCAGGGGGTCTCATGCCtagacattctattgtatcctggagaccTTAGAATGTTTGCTGATGTCACCTGTGTTGTAGCAACACCAACTGCCTTTGGACAGTTGGTTCAGTGCCCTTACAGTTCAGCCATGAACATGTTGGCACGACTCAGGCGCCTATTGGGtagagagaatggagagggaagagagagcagagagaggcaggcacaAGCTGGCCTTCAGCCTCCATGTAAAAGATCAAGAAGGAAATGGTCCAGAAGATGGTACAGTAAGTTCTGGGCAGGAAATTGGGATCTTCTTCCTGCAGGACATAGGCTTGAGCAGAATCTTCCAGTGATGGGATACAGGAGATAGGAGTCTCTGGGAACCAACTGGACTTCCCTGCTTGTCATGGCTCCTGAAATTCAAAGATTCCAGAAGATTAATTTGTCTGTCCCAGAAGTCAGGAGCAAGTAAGGCCAAAGCTGTTGTGCTGGGAGCTCTTGCCTTTCCATCCTACAGGAGGGCAGGGGTTGAGAGGGTACAAAAGAGCCAGTATTAGGGTAGGAGGTGGTGTGCCCTGCAAAAGGCATGTCATCAATGTACTTCAACCTCTGTGGCTTCATTTGTTtactgcccaccagccctgtgtATCTGCTGTTATCACTGTGGAATCTTGTTGAGGATGGTGACCATGTTCTGCCCCTGTGTGGCTTCTCCATTTTTGCCATGTGCCTAGAGTGACCTGTCAGGATAGTTATGCATCTTTAATGACCTGAGTGCTTGTGGACTGTGTCAATTTTATCTTGGCTTTAAAGCCCAAACTAGTGAACTGCAGCCAAGTTGAATGCAGAATCCAGGGCTGTTAATAAGCCTGAGGAAGCTCTCTCCTTAGTTACCTGAAGCATGTACTAAAGGAGCAGATGAAGTTAGCTGGCTGAGACACCTATCTCCTGTCAGAGAGATGAAAGACCTGAGATGCCCAGCGACGGCATCTCAATCCAGGGCAAACTTCTTTGTGGTGTCACTGAATCGCTTGCTTACATCCTTTCTCAAACATCTTCTTAGGTCTCAGGGTGACCTGTTCATGTCCTGTCACAATGCAAGTTCACTTGTGTTCATCTACCCACAGGGGCCTCCAAGGAACCACCACCCACTCCAACCCACCTCACAAAGAGGCAAGTGAAGCAGAAGGTGGAGAGTCTGACCATTCAGCTCCGGGAGATGACCGCCCAAAGGAATGATCTGAGAGATCGGCTCATCTTAGTAACCGAAGGATCCTTGGACAAGAGGTACTTACTGTTTCAAAGTCCATGGTGACTGTCTTGGTTCTACAATATCAcccttagtttattttttctaagAAATGGGCTTCTGAGAGGTTGGGTGTACCTTCACGGTGTCCCTTTGCCCAACACCATTTCTCTAAATGCTTCCCTGAAGCAAAACCTGACATATGGGCAGGAGTGAGATGGGGATATTAGActgttctgcttcctccaaatgaaaaccagagcctgtggcctgaatcacataaCTCAGGGATTGAGGCAGTAATGTGTGAGTTCCCAACATACATTTGGAGAGATCCTGTCAAGTGGTGGTGGCTAGTGTAAGAATGCTGTCATTTTTTAACTTGCCTGGCAAGACATTGTGTGCTAGATGCTTCTAGTAGTGTTGTGGCTGCATcgtgacacccccccccatcaagaccaccacagagctgataactgatgcaaaacacactggggtttattgataacaaagaAACCCATGCTTAGACTGCGTCCAACTGGTGAAGGAGGACAGACCTGagatctcagggtgaggggtttttaaagagaaaaaccacaaacagggtggtacaagccttggtgtCATATGATTAGCTGaaggtgtgtaacctttgaatttactggttgggggttacagttatcatttggaGGCATCTTatacaagtcccaggctttgtccttgagctgccatgggggatGGCTGGCCTTGCATGTACTGACAGTGGGGGCTGGcgcagtggcccaggctctgtccttgagctgccatggaggctggtgGGCCTCACTCATTCACACTGACCCatacacatagctctaagttggtgagaggTGCCAGACATTAAACAACTGGCTGACCCTTGAgtagtcagagtacgtgcagaaagggagctactgcaaggactatgtcttttgttcatggccctgcCAGAGACTGCTtgttcaagtctcaggaaactgaaactgaggcctgatctctgagagaagactgagcagcctgttatggcatctgctagGTCTTTTCAGTAGCAGCTGGAGGGGCCTGGTTCCACATCTTAATATGTGGTAGCAAGGCCTGTTACTGATGTCTGCTGCTCTTGGTCCTCTCTGAGATGACACAATCGCATGTATTAATTTGGCATCTCAATGAGAGCATTCTATcacttttccctctctcagcttctctctctcactctctctctctctctttatgtctccctgtctctccctctcctccatctttctgtatctatgtgtttgtgtgtttgtgcatatgtgtcccTCTTCACCCTGCAATCAATGCTCTATGATTGAGCATGAAGTGTTGCTTGTCTCAGTATCTAGGTGTTGTCTACATGGTGTACTGGGAGCCCTATTTTGAGCAGTATAGCACTTTGCCAGTGTGTTCACCTTGGTGCCAACTAGAATGCCCTGGAGGTATTTAAGAAGCTGTAATAATATTGAGTCCCATCCTAAGAAATATTCATGATATGATTTTAACCTCCATATCAGTATAAGCACCCTGGAATGAGAATCTCTTATTTGAGGACAGCAGAAACATCACAGTTTCTGGTGGACCCAGACCTGTGATAGACTCGTGGGAACTCCATACCAAGCTGGCTGTGCAGGACTCCTGAGGGAGCTCATTCAGTCCCAGCTGCATCCCTCTTaacatcctgcctctgctggcctggGACCAGAAGAGCAAGTGTCATAAGCAGCCTGAGGTCCAAGTACATAGGAGCCAGGCTGTGGCATTTCATTAATTCCAGTAATATAGAACACACACTGAATTCATGTGATCCTTGAGGCCTATATTCATGGAATTCTTTGCATCTGGGTCCAGGCCCTACCACAGGCCAAATCCTTTCTATGAAAAGCTCAAGATGCAACATCAGCAGGTCATGTCAGACCTGCAGAATTTTGAGAATGAGAATATGGAGGCCGCACAGAAGCTCAGAGAGCTGACCAAGGAGAAAGTCTTCCTTTGGTAAGTGTTTGTCTTGGTAGGGACCCCAACTGTTGTACAATTGCTAACTGTGAACTCTGAACTTTGTCTCTGGACTGCAGGGTCTGCAGATGTGCTTCTAGTTTTTCTGCTTCTTAGCCAAGATCATTAGTAAACAGCCTTTGGACTTAGGCCTCTTTACTCTGTTTTGCTGAGGGTTAAAGAGACTGTTAGCTCCTCTAGCACCATATTGCCATACTCAGTAGACTCCATATCAGTGgttatcaaccttcctaatgctgtgacacttcaatacattccttcattgttttgatgactccaaaccataaaattatattgtagTTATGTCTTAAATttattgtgctactgttatgaattttaatgtaaatgtctACATAGGATATCTATTAATGTCCCTTGTGAAAGGCTCCTAGATCCCAAAGGGTTCACACCCCACATTCTGAGAAGCACTGGTTAGGTAGAAGAGCAATTGGCATCATGAGAGGGTTGTCTGGCAGGGGCTGACTGCTATGGGATCCACGCACCCTCTGGGTCTCCTACTTCCCCAAGTGTACTTGCACATTGCCTGCTGGTGTTTCCTCATGACAGTGGACTGATTAGGACAGGTGGGGTATTCCTCTTGTTTATGGAAGTGCatgaatttctgttattttggaggattttgagaaagagtttgaTTCTTGTAGGAAATACCTGTTCTCTACTTTTGGCCTTGAGTGCCACTCTCATTGAGGTTGAAGGTTCTTGTTTACATCTTCCTGTGAACCTGGGGTAGGGCTGGGTTGTTGAGGCATGGAGTCTTGGGTGAACAGAGGCAGCTGGCAAGTTCTTACTATTTGGAGTGTATTTCCAGTGATCTGGAGAGCCGGCTCCTGATGGAGCAGAGTCAGCAGATGAAGAAGTTGGACATGCTGAGGCTAGAGAAGGAGAAATTACTGGAGGAATGGGCCCTGCTCAAGCACCACTTGGGTGAATTGAAAGTGCCCAGTAAGGACCAAGAAGAGACCAGTGACCTCCAGAACGAGGAACAGCAGGTAGGGACAGGCAGCTGGGTCAAAGTTAGGTCCAGCACCATTTACTTATGTAACCTTAACCAGTCTACCCATCCAGACACCTGTGCTTTTTCTCATCACTTTCCTCATCCATacacccattcatccacccacttTATGACATTAAATTGTTCATTCTGTGTCTGTGCATTAGTATTTCTGGGAAGTGAGCGTCCTCTGAGAATCTAGGTCATTGGCATGCAATTCCTGATGCTCTGCTTGAAGCTGTAGTCAAAAGGGGGAAATAGGTCAATCACTCATCACACAGCTACCTGTCATTGTGATGGAAGGATTGCTATACACAGACTTGAGTTCAAGAGTAAAAAATTCTCTAACCACCTCCACACAGAC
The nucleotide sequence above comes from Peromyscus maniculatus bairdii isolate BWxNUB_F1_BW_parent chromosome 9, HU_Pman_BW_mat_3.1, whole genome shotgun sequence. Encoded proteins:
- the LOC143267297 gene encoding disks large homolog 5-like; the encoded protein is MFADVTCVVATPTAFGQLVQCPYSSAMNMLARLRRLLGRENGEGRESRERQAQAGLQPPCKRSRRKWSRRWYRASKEPPPTPTHLTKRQVKQKVESLTIQLREMTAQRNDLRDRLILVTEGSLDKRPYHRPNPFYEKLKMQHQQVMSDLQNFENENMEAAQKLRELTKEKVFLCDLESRLLMEQSQQMKKLDMLRLEKEKLLEEWALLKHHLGELKVPSKDQEETSDLQNEEQQEQQRMEERLQSLLKQRELVSQQLHLAIKLQHHLTVSQMRSEKLHDLEQCTAQDESLLPTELLQQEH